A genome region from Pygocentrus nattereri isolate fPygNat1 chromosome 10, fPygNat1.pri, whole genome shotgun sequence includes the following:
- the grhl3 gene encoding grainyhead-like protein 3 homolog isoform X2: MTKETEALMILQNESFNYPRYLDSYLMDSWSYMDGVDISKAKPKLSTDDDLTSIPLFYDTCKTPKDQKLTSCSRAGSTFKPMERTSTGSSPELTTLENSNIMKLLSENISVSQSQVTKQLSPGNGNYIQSMAGDSYDKQVINNIVESLLLTTPQKPWHSDTSYPDASTETLGYSSDFVGHSSPVYSDSYSNSPPERYRNDFQFILGAPQASQNKNTEVPMVYLNKGQFYPITLQGVDSSAGVTCNKTMIMAVFENDKSAEMQLKYWNHWHSRQPTAKQRVIDIADYKEVFSGISNVEEVAFNALSFIWNTNEEAKVYIGINSLSTDFSSQKGVKGLPLNLQIDTYDFSSGSNHLIHRATCQIKVFCDKGAERKMRDEERKRTKRRVKTNADSSNNNSSKHTVVSSSIGKDCTFFKTLDDHMTQPVLFIPETHYSNMQRLAPPSNTEENERHPLKRTPGYDSEQCSPPAKQPRKEQQQRVLLYVRQETEEVFDALMLNSPTLKGLREAISEKYGLQEDTIGKIFKKCKRGIFVNMDDNIIEHYSNHSAFLIDISEVMVNHFQVTLMEL, translated from the exons ATGACCAAGGAGACTGA GGCTCTGATGATTTTGCAGAACGAGAGTTTCAATTACCCACGCTACCTTGACAGTTACCTCATGGACTCCTGGAGCTACATGGACGGTGTCGACATCAGCAAGGCTAAACCTAAGCTGTCCACTGATGACGACCTTACCAGTATCCCCCTTTTCTATGACACTTGCAAG ACTCCCAAAGATCAGAAGTTGACATCGTGTTCACGTGCTGGCAGTACATTCAAACCTATGGAGAG GACATCCACTGGTTCATCCCCTGAGCTGACCACTCTGGAAAACTCTAACATCATGAAGCTGCTGTCCGAGAACATTTCCGTCAGCCAATCACAAGTCACAAAGCAGCTGTCGCCGGGCAACGGCAACTACATCCAGAGCATGGCGGGCGACAGCTATGACAAGCAAGTCATCAATAATATCGTTGAATCTCTTCTACTGACCACACCGCAGAAACCGTGGCATTCAGACACCTCGTACCCAGACGCTAGCACTGAG ACTCTAGGTTACAGCAGCGACTTTGTTGGCCACTCAAGCCCCGTGTATTCTGACTCGTACTCTAACTCGCCTCCTGAGAGGTACAG GAATGACTTCCAGTTCATCCTTGGTGCCCCACAAGCctcccaaaataaaaacacagaggtGCCCATGGTGTATCTGAACAAGGGTCAATTCTACCCCATCACCCTGCAGGGAGTggacagcagtgctggagtgaCATGCAACAAA acgATGATCATGGCAGTGTTTGAGAATGATAAGAGTGCGGAGATGCAGCTGAAGTATTGGAATCACTGGCACTCACGACAGCCGACGGCTAAGCAGAGGGTCATCGACATCG CCGACTACAAAGAAGTGTTCAGCGGGATCAGCAATGTGGAGGAGGTGGCATTCAACGCTCTGTCCTTCATCTGGAACACCAATGAAGAAGCCAAG gTTTATATTGGCATTAACTCCCTCAGCACGGACTTCTCCTCTCAGAAGGGTGTGAAGGGTCTCCCTCTGAACCTGCAGATCGACACTTACGACTTCAGCTCCGGCTCAAACCACCTCATCCACAGAGCCACCTGCCAGATCAAAGTCTTCTGTGATAAG GGAGCCGAGAGGAAGATGAGGGACGAAGAGCGGAAAAGAACGAAGAGGCGGGTCAAAACCAATGCAGACTCCTCTAATAACA ACTCTAGTAAACACACAGTGGTGTCCAGCTCTATTGGAAAGGACTGTACATTCTTCAAAACACTGGATGACCACATGACCCAACCTGTACTGTTTATTCCCGAGACACACTACAGCAACATGCAGCGACTA GCGCCCCCTAGCAACACGGAGGAGAACGAGAGGCATCCCCTGAAGCGTACGCCAGGTTACGACTCAGAGCAGTGCAGCCCACCAGCCAAACAGCCCCGCAAAGAACAGCAACAGAGAG tcCTACTGTACGTCCGGCAGGAGACGGAGGAAGTGTTTGACGCCCTCATGCTCAACTCGCCGACGCTGAAAGGACTCAGAGAAGCG ATTTCAGAAAAGTACGGCCTGCAAGAAGACACCATTGGGAAAATCTTCAAGAAGTGCAAAAGAGG GATTTTCGTGAACATGGACGACAACATCATCGAACACTACAGCAACCACTCAGCCTTCCTCATCGACATCTCCGAGGTCATGGTCAATCACTTCCAGGTCACGCTAATGGAGTTATGA
- the grhl3 gene encoding grainyhead-like protein 3 homolog isoform X1 encodes MTKETEALMILQNESFNYPRYLDSYLMDSWSYMDGVDISKAKPKLSTDDDLTSIPLFYDTCKTPKDQKLTSCSRAGSTFKPMERTSTGSSPELTTLENSNIMKLLSENISVSQSQVTKQLSPGNGNYIQSMAGDSYDKQVINNIVESLLLTTPQKPWHSDTSYPDASTETLGYSSDFVGHSSPVYSDSYSNSPPERYRNDFQFILGAPQASQNKNTEVPMVYLNKGQFYPITLQGVDSSAGVTCNKVKTMIMAVFENDKSAEMQLKYWNHWHSRQPTAKQRVIDIADYKEVFSGISNVEEVAFNALSFIWNTNEEAKVYIGINSLSTDFSSQKGVKGLPLNLQIDTYDFSSGSNHLIHRATCQIKVFCDKGAERKMRDEERKRTKRRVKTNADSSNNNSSKHTVVSSSIGKDCTFFKTLDDHMTQPVLFIPETHYSNMQRLAPPSNTEENERHPLKRTPGYDSEQCSPPAKQPRKEQQQRVLLYVRQETEEVFDALMLNSPTLKGLREAISEKYGLQEDTIGKIFKKCKRGIFVNMDDNIIEHYSNHSAFLIDISEVMVNHFQVTLMEL; translated from the exons ATGACCAAGGAGACTGA GGCTCTGATGATTTTGCAGAACGAGAGTTTCAATTACCCACGCTACCTTGACAGTTACCTCATGGACTCCTGGAGCTACATGGACGGTGTCGACATCAGCAAGGCTAAACCTAAGCTGTCCACTGATGACGACCTTACCAGTATCCCCCTTTTCTATGACACTTGCAAG ACTCCCAAAGATCAGAAGTTGACATCGTGTTCACGTGCTGGCAGTACATTCAAACCTATGGAGAG GACATCCACTGGTTCATCCCCTGAGCTGACCACTCTGGAAAACTCTAACATCATGAAGCTGCTGTCCGAGAACATTTCCGTCAGCCAATCACAAGTCACAAAGCAGCTGTCGCCGGGCAACGGCAACTACATCCAGAGCATGGCGGGCGACAGCTATGACAAGCAAGTCATCAATAATATCGTTGAATCTCTTCTACTGACCACACCGCAGAAACCGTGGCATTCAGACACCTCGTACCCAGACGCTAGCACTGAG ACTCTAGGTTACAGCAGCGACTTTGTTGGCCACTCAAGCCCCGTGTATTCTGACTCGTACTCTAACTCGCCTCCTGAGAGGTACAG GAATGACTTCCAGTTCATCCTTGGTGCCCCACAAGCctcccaaaataaaaacacagaggtGCCCATGGTGTATCTGAACAAGGGTCAATTCTACCCCATCACCCTGCAGGGAGTggacagcagtgctggagtgaCATGCAACAAAGTAAAG acgATGATCATGGCAGTGTTTGAGAATGATAAGAGTGCGGAGATGCAGCTGAAGTATTGGAATCACTGGCACTCACGACAGCCGACGGCTAAGCAGAGGGTCATCGACATCG CCGACTACAAAGAAGTGTTCAGCGGGATCAGCAATGTGGAGGAGGTGGCATTCAACGCTCTGTCCTTCATCTGGAACACCAATGAAGAAGCCAAG gTTTATATTGGCATTAACTCCCTCAGCACGGACTTCTCCTCTCAGAAGGGTGTGAAGGGTCTCCCTCTGAACCTGCAGATCGACACTTACGACTTCAGCTCCGGCTCAAACCACCTCATCCACAGAGCCACCTGCCAGATCAAAGTCTTCTGTGATAAG GGAGCCGAGAGGAAGATGAGGGACGAAGAGCGGAAAAGAACGAAGAGGCGGGTCAAAACCAATGCAGACTCCTCTAATAACA ACTCTAGTAAACACACAGTGGTGTCCAGCTCTATTGGAAAGGACTGTACATTCTTCAAAACACTGGATGACCACATGACCCAACCTGTACTGTTTATTCCCGAGACACACTACAGCAACATGCAGCGACTA GCGCCCCCTAGCAACACGGAGGAGAACGAGAGGCATCCCCTGAAGCGTACGCCAGGTTACGACTCAGAGCAGTGCAGCCCACCAGCCAAACAGCCCCGCAAAGAACAGCAACAGAGAG tcCTACTGTACGTCCGGCAGGAGACGGAGGAAGTGTTTGACGCCCTCATGCTCAACTCGCCGACGCTGAAAGGACTCAGAGAAGCG ATTTCAGAAAAGTACGGCCTGCAAGAAGACACCATTGGGAAAATCTTCAAGAAGTGCAAAAGAGG GATTTTCGTGAACATGGACGACAACATCATCGAACACTACAGCAACCACTCAGCCTTCCTCATCGACATCTCCGAGGTCATGGTCAATCACTTCCAGGTCACGCTAATGGAGTTATGA